One genomic region from Candidatus Eremiobacterota bacterium encodes:
- a CDS encoding ABC transporter ATP-binding protein, whose amino-acid sequence MSTPLLEMKQIGKSYFTDTVETRALRDVTLNIERGEYVSIEGPSGCGKSTLLSIIGLLDVPTAGEYVLNGRPVARLSLNQRAKIRNREIGFIFQSFNLIGDLTVEENVELPLVYRGMTRSERKARVSNVLERVGIMHRRGHYPAQLSGGQQQRVAVARALAGEPSLLLADEPTGNLDTTNGQSVMDLLEELHKDGSTIVMVTHDRRFARCAQRTIGLLDGQLTSALERVEAQL is encoded by the coding sequence ATGAGCACGCCGCTCCTCGAGATGAAGCAGATCGGGAAGAGCTACTTCACCGACACCGTCGAAACGCGCGCGCTGCGCGACGTGACGCTCAACATCGAGCGCGGCGAGTACGTCTCGATCGAAGGACCCTCGGGCTGCGGCAAGTCGACGCTGCTCTCGATCATCGGCTTGCTCGACGTTCCGACGGCGGGCGAGTACGTCCTCAACGGCCGGCCGGTCGCGCGGCTCTCGCTCAACCAGCGGGCGAAGATCCGCAACCGCGAGATCGGCTTCATCTTCCAGAGCTTCAACCTGATCGGCGACCTCACGGTCGAGGAGAACGTCGAGCTGCCGCTGGTCTACCGCGGGATGACGCGCTCAGAGCGCAAGGCGCGCGTCTCGAACGTGCTGGAGCGGGTGGGGATCATGCACCGGCGCGGGCATTATCCGGCGCAGCTTTCCGGCGGCCAGCAACAGCGCGTCGCGGTCGCGCGCGCGCTCGCCGGCGAACCCTCGCTGCTGCTCGCCGACGAGCCGACGGGCAACCTGGACACGACGAACGGCCAGTCCGTCATGGACCTGCTGGAAGAACTTCACAAGGACGGCTCGACGATCGTCATGGTGACGCACGACCGCCGCTTCGCGCGCTGTGCGCAGCGCACGATCGGCCTCCTCGACGGCCAGCTGACCAGCGCGCTGGAACGGGTGGAGGCGCAGCTCTAA
- a CDS encoding VOC family protein has protein sequence MLANEDAIATIAVRDLERGREFYGNALGLRELTEPENPDVIIYESGKSKIQVYRSLYAGTNKATVATWAVDDVDAIVQALRAKGVVFEHYDLPQLSLRGDVHVAENGFRVAWFKDPDGNVLSIVSAR, from the coding sequence ATGCTGGCGAACGAGGACGCGATCGCGACGATCGCGGTCAGAGATCTGGAGAGAGGCCGGGAATTCTACGGTAACGCGCTCGGCCTCCGGGAGCTCACCGAACCGGAAAATCCCGACGTGATCATATACGAGAGCGGAAAGTCCAAGATTCAGGTCTACCGCTCGCTGTATGCCGGCACGAACAAGGCGACGGTCGCCACGTGGGCGGTCGACGACGTCGACGCGATCGTACAAGCGTTGCGCGCGAAGGGCGTGGTCTTCGAGCACTACGACTTGCCGCAGCTGTCATTACGAGGTGACGTGCACGTTGCGGAAAACGGGTTCCGGGTCGCCTGGTTCAAAGACCCCGACGGCAACGTTCTCAGCATCGTGAGCGCGCGCTAA
- a CDS encoding dienelactone hydrolase family protein: MERKKASDFPQEVLDLFQLYVHGEISRRSFLARARRFAVGGLSAAGMLAALKPNYAWAIQVPPDDKRIRTESDTVASPQGNGSIKGYLVRPAASGKVPAVLVVHENRGLNPYIEDVARRLGTAGFMAFAPDGLTSVGGYPGDDQKGAELFAKVDRAKMTEDFIAAAAWLKARPESSGKLGAVGFCFGGGIVNTLAVRMPDLAAAVPFYGAPPATADVPKIKAAVLAHFAELDTALTARWPEYDAAMTAAHVVHVGYVYPKTNHGFHNDTTPRYDEAAATLAWLRTLDWFNKYLRTA; the protein is encoded by the coding sequence ATGGAACGGAAAAAAGCCTCGGACTTCCCGCAAGAGGTGCTCGACCTCTTCCAGCTCTACGTGCACGGCGAGATCAGCCGCCGCAGCTTCCTCGCGCGCGCCAGGCGGTTCGCCGTCGGCGGGCTGTCCGCGGCCGGGATGCTCGCCGCGCTCAAGCCGAACTATGCGTGGGCGATTCAGGTCCCGCCGGACGACAAGCGGATTCGAACCGAGTCCGACACCGTCGCCTCGCCGCAAGGGAACGGTTCGATCAAAGGATACCTCGTGCGGCCGGCGGCGAGCGGCAAGGTTCCCGCCGTCCTGGTCGTCCACGAGAACCGCGGGCTGAACCCCTACATCGAAGACGTGGCGCGGCGGCTCGGGACGGCGGGCTTCATGGCGTTCGCGCCGGACGGCCTGACCTCGGTCGGCGGCTACCCCGGCGACGACCAAAAGGGCGCGGAGCTCTTCGCGAAGGTCGACCGCGCGAAGATGACCGAGGACTTCATCGCCGCGGCCGCGTGGCTCAAGGCGCGCCCGGAGAGCAGCGGCAAGCTCGGCGCGGTCGGATTCTGCTTCGGCGGCGGAATCGTCAACACGCTGGCCGTCCGCATGCCGGATCTCGCGGCGGCGGTGCCGTTCTACGGTGCACCGCCGGCGACCGCCGACGTGCCGAAGATCAAGGCCGCGGTGCTGGCGCACTTTGCCGAGCTCGACACCGCGCTCACCGCGCGCTGGCCGGAGTACGACGCGGCAATGACTGCGGCGCACGTCGTCCACGTCGGCTACGTCTATCCCAAGACGAACCACGGCTTCCACAACGACACGACGCCGCGCTACGACGAAGCCGCCGCAACGCTCGCCTGGCTGCGTACGCTGGACTGGTTCAACAAGTATCTGAGGACGGCGTAG
- a CDS encoding efflux RND transporter periplasmic adaptor subunit: MDVVREQPALRPGRLLAILGIGAGACAIAGSVYFVSHLPRAAVVVDRATVITDTARSGTLVSSVDEAGKLVSERIQIVSGAQPGRVRAVYVRPGAIVGAGTPIAQLDNPDLIAAAADAQATLTVAEAELQSARQQAVAAGIKDDADVKNAGSQSQLAQINYSAEKSLYQRGLTASSVYRTAEINALQAQRAVATARESAAVNASNQRAKIAAAQADVQKAQAQLAAKQAEIATLTVLAGADGVVQTVETQPGAVLPAGMEIAKVADQRSLKAVLQVPEAQAHQVALGMAAKVDTGNGIVTGRVSHIAPSASNGTVDVDVTFTRALPPGARPDLHVDGSIVLSRIPNSVTIGRPAGANDNSEVDLFKLADGGRRAARVRVRLGRGSADRVSVVSGLRPGDTVIISDMSKYDSQTEVRLQ, from the coding sequence ATGGACGTCGTTCGCGAACAACCTGCTCTGCGGCCCGGCCGCCTCCTCGCCATCCTCGGGATCGGCGCCGGCGCGTGCGCGATCGCCGGCTCCGTCTACTTCGTCTCGCACTTGCCGCGCGCGGCGGTCGTCGTCGACCGCGCGACCGTCATCACCGACACCGCGCGCTCGGGCACGCTCGTGAGCTCGGTCGACGAAGCCGGGAAGCTCGTCTCCGAACGCATCCAGATCGTCTCGGGCGCGCAGCCCGGCAGGGTGCGCGCCGTCTACGTGCGGCCGGGTGCGATCGTCGGTGCCGGCACGCCGATCGCGCAGCTCGACAACCCCGACTTGATCGCCGCCGCCGCCGACGCGCAGGCGACGCTGACGGTCGCGGAAGCGGAGCTGCAAAGCGCGCGCCAGCAGGCGGTCGCGGCGGGGATCAAAGACGACGCCGACGTCAAGAACGCCGGCTCGCAGAGCCAGCTCGCGCAGATCAACTACTCGGCGGAGAAGAGCCTCTACCAGCGCGGTCTCACCGCCTCGTCGGTCTATCGGACCGCCGAGATCAACGCCTTGCAGGCGCAGCGCGCGGTCGCGACGGCGCGCGAGTCGGCGGCGGTGAACGCGTCGAACCAGCGCGCGAAGATCGCGGCGGCGCAAGCCGACGTGCAGAAAGCGCAGGCCCAGCTCGCTGCGAAGCAAGCCGAGATCGCGACGCTTACCGTTCTCGCCGGCGCCGACGGCGTCGTGCAGACGGTCGAGACGCAGCCCGGCGCGGTGCTCCCCGCCGGAATGGAGATCGCGAAGGTCGCCGACCAGCGCAGCCTCAAGGCGGTGCTGCAAGTTCCCGAAGCGCAGGCGCACCAAGTCGCGCTCGGCATGGCGGCGAAGGTCGACACCGGGAACGGAATCGTCACCGGCCGCGTCTCGCACATCGCGCCGTCGGCCTCGAACGGTACCGTCGACGTCGACGTGACGTTCACCCGCGCGTTGCCGCCGGGTGCTCGCCCCGATCTGCACGTCGACGGCTCGATCGTGCTCTCGCGGATCCCGAACTCGGTGACGATCGGCCGCCCCGCGGGCGCCAACGACAACTCCGAGGTCGACCTGTTCAAGCTCGCCGACGGCGGCCGGCGCGCGGCGCGCGTTCGCGTCCGGCTCGGACGCGGTTCGGCCGACCGCGTCTCCGTCGTCTCCGGGCTGCGCCCGGGCGATACCGTCATCATCTCCGACATGTCCAAGTACGACAGCCAAACCGAGGTGCGTCTCCAATGA
- a CDS encoding ABC transporter permease yields MSLIDLALAFCPAEFRGEYHEQIRANATGGKAANFFDVLWIGLTLHAEALARNLKTAVRSMLKSPVSAAVIVGTLAVAIGGNVAVFTAFNAALLQPLPFPDANRLVRITIGDPAKPGATLLLAGMDKAVASNVHSFDAVGAVAEDPGAIVGSGVTYAAHRGIATPNFFSLLGAQPELGRLLSAADVGGNSVVISDQLWRRRFGSDPHVLGQRLRFTPSSALQPLDFVIAGVAPPALESIRKGPFHPDFWSISRSAAQSVGDQGNGNPLITDTFGKLKANVTPVAAASDAQRIVASLFPPGQPVPDAAKSMRAMVNPLNSDALDEGRYLWTLFAAVIAVLLVACLNVGNLLLTRAASRGQEFVLRSALGASSGQIASLLIYESTLFAVLGVLFGAWLGTTLFAGALSLSPAIARLPNVRPDGHVFAFIAVLMVFVALFAGVLPTMIRQRRGGDGAGIRAGTRSGAFAAPRLRFALGVAEIGLAFPLLVAAGLLLHSFFIASNVGHGFSTDNLYEVDYNLPVAKYGAAESYRNAVDRLSGEVRAIPGVTSVGYADHSLVSTFFGEQYALKPGGAPIGSLNVTSVTPEFFQTLGLPVGFGRNFRDGVSSAASNEVIVDQRMAKLFDAGDPLGKHVYTQGFDGAKVLSVVGVASSIVNTAANDQPALYTRAFATPVDGRHQFSLFVRTNGNVPSLSTQIAALTTRFDPLVATPTIRPVAEILAVKDASWRAGMILLSCLAAAALLLALVGIYGVTSHAVASRTSELGIRLAIGAQPRAILALVLRSQLVQSTLGLVIGLMVSLFITQALSSQLYEITPLDPLTYVLVALTLLATGLLAALLPGIRAMRVDPAVALRHE; encoded by the coding sequence GATCGGCTTGACGCTGCACGCGGAAGCGCTCGCGCGCAACCTCAAGACGGCGGTTCGCTCGATGCTGAAGTCGCCGGTCTCCGCGGCGGTCATCGTCGGCACGCTCGCGGTCGCGATCGGCGGCAACGTCGCGGTCTTCACCGCGTTCAATGCCGCGCTGCTCCAGCCGCTCCCCTTCCCCGACGCGAACCGCCTGGTCCGCATCACGATCGGCGATCCGGCGAAGCCGGGCGCGACGCTGCTGCTGGCCGGGATGGACAAAGCCGTCGCTTCGAACGTGCACTCGTTCGATGCCGTCGGCGCCGTCGCCGAAGATCCGGGCGCGATCGTCGGCAGCGGCGTCACGTACGCCGCGCACCGCGGGATCGCGACGCCGAACTTTTTCTCGCTGCTCGGCGCGCAGCCCGAGCTCGGGCGGCTGCTTTCCGCGGCGGACGTCGGCGGGAATTCCGTCGTCATCTCCGATCAGCTCTGGCGGCGGCGCTTCGGCTCCGATCCGCACGTCCTGGGGCAGCGCCTGCGCTTCACGCCCTCCTCGGCCTTGCAGCCGCTCGACTTCGTGATCGCCGGCGTCGCGCCGCCGGCGCTGGAGTCGATTCGCAAAGGGCCGTTCCATCCGGATTTCTGGAGCATCTCGCGCTCCGCCGCGCAGAGTGTCGGCGATCAAGGCAACGGCAACCCGCTGATCACCGACACGTTCGGCAAGCTGAAGGCGAACGTGACGCCGGTCGCCGCCGCGAGCGACGCGCAGCGCATCGTCGCATCGCTCTTCCCGCCCGGACAGCCGGTCCCCGACGCGGCGAAGAGCATGCGCGCGATGGTGAACCCGCTCAACAGCGACGCGCTCGACGAAGGGCGCTATCTGTGGACGCTGTTCGCGGCGGTAATCGCGGTGCTGCTGGTCGCCTGCCTCAACGTCGGAAACCTGCTGCTCACGCGCGCCGCCTCGCGCGGGCAAGAGTTCGTGCTGCGCTCCGCGCTCGGCGCCTCGAGCGGTCAGATCGCGTCGCTCTTGATCTACGAGTCGACGCTGTTCGCCGTGCTCGGCGTGCTGTTCGGCGCCTGGCTGGGGACGACGCTCTTCGCCGGCGCGCTCTCGCTGAGCCCCGCGATCGCGCGGCTGCCGAACGTCCGTCCCGATGGCCACGTGTTCGCGTTCATCGCCGTGCTGATGGTGTTCGTCGCGCTCTTCGCCGGCGTGTTGCCGACGATGATCCGCCAGCGCCGCGGCGGCGACGGCGCGGGGATTCGGGCGGGGACGCGCAGCGGCGCGTTCGCCGCGCCCCGGCTGCGCTTCGCGCTCGGCGTCGCCGAGATCGGGCTCGCTTTTCCGCTGCTGGTCGCGGCCGGGCTGCTCCTGCACAGCTTCTTCATCGCCTCGAACGTCGGCCACGGCTTCTCGACCGACAACCTCTACGAGGTCGACTACAACCTGCCGGTGGCGAAGTACGGCGCCGCCGAGAGCTACCGCAACGCCGTCGACCGGCTCAGCGGCGAGGTGCGCGCGATCCCCGGCGTCACGTCGGTCGGCTACGCAGACCACAGCCTGGTCTCGACGTTCTTCGGCGAGCAGTACGCGCTCAAGCCGGGCGGCGCGCCGATCGGGAGCCTGAACGTGACGTCGGTGACGCCGGAGTTCTTCCAAACGCTCGGACTTCCGGTCGGGTTCGGCCGGAACTTCCGCGACGGCGTCAGCTCGGCGGCGAGCAACGAGGTGATCGTCGACCAGCGCATGGCGAAGCTCTTCGACGCCGGCGATCCGCTCGGGAAGCACGTGTACACGCAGGGTTTCGACGGCGCGAAGGTGCTCTCGGTGGTCGGCGTCGCGAGCTCGATCGTAAACACGGCCGCAAACGATCAGCCGGCGCTGTACACGCGCGCGTTCGCGACGCCGGTCGACGGCCGGCACCAGTTCTCGCTCTTCGTGCGCACGAACGGCAACGTGCCGAGCCTAAGCACGCAGATCGCCGCGCTCACCACCCGCTTCGATCCGCTCGTCGCGACGCCGACGATCCGGCCGGTCGCGGAAATCCTCGCCGTCAAAGACGCGTCGTGGCGCGCGGGGATGATCTTGCTGAGCTGCCTCGCCGCGGCGGCGCTGCTCCTCGCGCTGGTCGGGATCTACGGCGTCACCTCGCACGCGGTCGCCTCGCGCACCTCCGAGCTCGGCATTCGCCTCGCGATCGGCGCGCAGCCGCGCGCGATCCTGGCGCTCGTGCTGCGCTCGCAGCTTGTTCAAAGCACGCTCGGCTTGGTGATCGGTCTGATGGTCAGCCTGTTCATCACCCAAGCGCTCTCCTCGCAGCTCTACGAGATCACCCCGCTCGATCCGCTCACCTACGTTCTGGTCGCGCTGACCTTGCTCGCGACCGGCTTGCTCGCCGCGCTGCTGCCCGGGATTCGGGCGATGCGCGTCGATCCCGCCGTCGCTCTCCGCCACGAGTAG
- a CDS encoding GNAT family N-acetyltransferase yields the protein MVEVREIGADDWRLFRRLRLDALAKAPYAFGATLADWSGERDAEARWRARLSTVPFNVVAYLDHRPAGIASGLPGEEDGTTELISMWVAPFARGRGVADALVGAVVRWSRERRATKLFLNVVEDNARARSVYRRLGFVDTGARCPNELGLVEQQMVLTL from the coding sequence ATGGTCGAGGTTCGGGAGATCGGCGCCGACGATTGGCGGCTGTTCCGCCGGTTGCGGCTGGACGCGCTCGCGAAAGCGCCGTACGCGTTCGGTGCGACGCTGGCGGATTGGTCGGGCGAGCGCGACGCCGAGGCGCGCTGGCGGGCTCGCCTGAGTACCGTGCCGTTCAACGTCGTCGCATATCTCGACCATCGACCGGCGGGGATCGCGAGCGGTCTTCCGGGCGAGGAGGACGGCACGACCGAGCTGATCTCGATGTGGGTCGCCCCGTTCGCGCGCGGGCGCGGCGTCGCCGACGCGCTGGTCGGTGCAGTCGTTCGCTGGTCGCGCGAACGGCGCGCTACCAAGCTCTTCCTCAACGTCGTCGAAGACAACGCGCGCGCCCGAAGCGTGTACCGCCGGCTCGGATTCGTCGACACCGGCGCCCGCTGCCCGAACGAACTCGGTCTCGTCGAACAGCAGATGGTGCTTACTCTTTAG